Proteins encoded within one genomic window of Carassius gibelio isolate Cgi1373 ecotype wild population from Czech Republic chromosome A4, carGib1.2-hapl.c, whole genome shotgun sequence:
- the LOC127972683 gene encoding uncharacterized PE-PGRS family protein PE_PGRS54-like, which translates to MGGRTGGSGLDGTSERGVEGPAGLGGGGRGRLGGNTGDTEDSGLGGTSGDTEDSELGGTSGDTEDSELGGTSGDTEDSELGGTSGDTEDSELGGTSGDTEDSELGGTSGETEDSELGGASGDTGNSGLGVTSGETENSGLGVTSGETENSGLGVTSGETENSGLGVTSGETENSGLGVTSGETEDSGLGVTSGETENSGLGGTSGETENSGLGGTSGNGAEEMTGGGRSGRLRGYTGESGLDGTSRETGKLGITSIDQSIRSRTCSI; encoded by the coding sequence atgggaggaaggacaggaggatcaggactggacggaaccagcgaaagaggagtagagggaccagcaggtttgggaggaggcgggagagggaggctgggagggaatacaggagacacagaagattcagggctgggcggaaccagcggagacacagaagattcagagctgggcggaaccagcggagacacagaagattcagagctgggtggaaccagcggagacacagaagattcagagctgggcggaaccagcggagacacagaagattcagagctgggcggaaccagcggagacacagaagattcagagctgggcggaaccagcggagaaacagaagattcagagctgggcggagccagcggagatacaggaaactcagggctgggcgtaaccagcggagaaacagaaaactcagggctgggcgtaaccagcggagaaacagaaaattcagggctgggcgtaaccagcggagaaacagaaaactcagggctgggcgtaaccagcggagaaacagaaaactcagggctgggcgtaaccagcggagaaacagaagattcagggctgggcgtaaccagcggagaaacagaaaactcagggctgggcggaaccagcggagaaacagaaaactcagggctgggcggaaccagcggaaatggagcagaggaaatgactggaggaggtaggagtgggagactgagagggtatacaggggaatcagggctggacggaaccag